One Telluria mixta DNA window includes the following coding sequences:
- a CDS encoding bifunctional diguanylate cyclase/phosphodiesterase encodes MPTPTPTPRDTRPLAAAAMLIVAITVTLAGLLVSSYHDTIEREQTNLRNLAEAFAAQTHYATLALDLALARAAEHAPQDGTDTAAVLSGGAPEAIPARVRRLGPDAPRRPQPSGAPKIGIALPPGGGPAAITLARVLPDGPAVIEADAAYFQRIFDSADLGHGGSVTLHQRDGTMLVRSPTLPKAIGHSFIHTPLFQTHLPRASVGAFEATSPIDGVRRLYGYSAVAGYPLLIVAGRDLADTLAVWRGWLWIAMLAWVLLSVTLAVLAWRMSREAARQAALIARLQASERRLADGARYLDAILDSLATPLWVLDAKRRIVLFNRAFLQFTGRTGDAVTGHLEAEVLDPAGAGARARLYADSTADGAGDGVHALEAEIRDGSGATRTAIQLAAQLRSEGDAVQIVNSLTDITERKQVELRLAYLADHDPLTGLPNLNRLRRVLADALQGEQVVLLLIALERQQEVADLLGIEAGDDAVRQVAARFDALAPAALCVARVKANEFAVLLPAGPGHRPVDAIALELHALLSEPVRVGGREFHLAPVIGIATYPQDAASANELMRLADIAKHRARSEAGEPVHFHSESTHIQLDERLTIEEQLRHALARGELTPHYQPKVDIATGQVTGFEVLLRWNSPVLGPVSPARFIPIAEQTGLIIPIGTWVLRTACAQASRWAREHGIATRIAVNLSIRQFYQKDLLKVIADALADAGLAPHALELEITESIAMSRVDVVERLLGGIRDLGVELSIDDFGTGYSSLAYLKRFPVQRLKVDRAFVRDLGRDADSAAIVRSVVALGHGLSMRIVAEGVETEEQLALLRALGCDEYQGFLFARPMDAAAVPALLGRPVTSGA; translated from the coding sequence GTGCCCACTCCGACCCCTACCCCGCGCGACACGCGGCCGCTCGCGGCGGCGGCCATGCTGATCGTCGCGATCACGGTGACGCTCGCCGGCCTGCTGGTGTCGAGCTACCACGACACCATCGAACGCGAACAGACGAATCTGCGCAACCTGGCGGAAGCCTTCGCCGCCCAGACCCATTACGCCACGCTCGCGCTGGACCTGGCCCTCGCGCGCGCGGCGGAGCACGCGCCGCAGGACGGCACGGACACGGCGGCCGTCCTGTCGGGCGGCGCGCCTGAGGCCATCCCGGCGCGCGTGCGGCGGCTCGGGCCGGACGCGCCGCGCCGCCCGCAGCCTTCCGGCGCGCCGAAGATCGGCATCGCCCTGCCGCCGGGCGGCGGCCCCGCCGCCATCACACTGGCCCGCGTCCTGCCCGACGGTCCGGCCGTCATCGAGGCTGACGCCGCCTACTTCCAGCGCATCTTCGATTCCGCCGACCTGGGCCACGGCGGCTCCGTCACGTTGCACCAGCGCGACGGCACGATGCTCGTGCGCAGCCCGACGCTTCCCAAGGCCATCGGCCACTCCTTCATCCACACGCCGCTGTTCCAGACTCACCTGCCGCGCGCCTCGGTCGGCGCGTTCGAGGCGACGAGCCCCATCGACGGCGTGCGCCGCCTGTACGGCTACAGCGCCGTCGCCGGGTATCCCCTGCTGATCGTCGCAGGGCGCGACCTGGCCGACACGCTGGCCGTGTGGCGCGGCTGGCTGTGGATCGCCATGCTGGCCTGGGTCCTGCTGTCGGTCACGCTGGCCGTGCTGGCCTGGCGCATGAGCCGCGAGGCGGCGCGCCAGGCCGCGCTGATCGCCCGCCTGCAGGCCAGCGAGCGCCGCCTCGCGGACGGTGCGCGCTACCTGGACGCCATCCTCGATTCGCTGGCCACGCCGCTGTGGGTGCTCGACGCGAAGCGGCGCATCGTGCTGTTCAACCGCGCGTTCCTGCAGTTCACGGGCCGGACCGGAGACGCCGTGACGGGGCACCTCGAAGCGGAAGTCCTCGACCCGGCCGGCGCCGGCGCGCGCGCCCGGCTGTATGCGGACAGCACGGCCGACGGCGCGGGTGACGGCGTCCATGCGCTCGAAGCGGAGATCCGCGACGGCAGTGGCGCCACCCGCACCGCCATCCAGCTCGCCGCGCAGCTCAGGAGCGAGGGCGACGCCGTCCAGATCGTCAACAGCCTCACCGACATCACGGAACGCAAGCAGGTCGAGCTGCGCCTGGCCTACCTGGCCGACCACGACCCGCTGACCGGCCTGCCGAACCTGAACCGCCTGCGCCGCGTGCTGGCGGACGCCCTGCAGGGCGAACAGGTTGTCCTCCTGCTGATCGCGCTGGAGCGCCAGCAGGAAGTGGCCGACCTGCTCGGCATCGAAGCGGGCGACGACGCCGTGCGCCAGGTCGCCGCGCGCTTCGACGCGCTGGCGCCCGCGGCCCTCTGCGTGGCGCGCGTCAAAGCCAACGAATTCGCCGTGCTGTTGCCTGCGGGGCCGGGCCACCGCCCCGTGGACGCCATCGCGCTCGAACTGCACGCGCTGCTGTCGGAACCCGTGCGCGTGGGCGGGCGCGAATTCCACCTGGCGCCCGTGATCGGCATCGCGACGTATCCGCAGGACGCCGCCTCCGCCAACGAATTGATGCGCCTCGCCGACATCGCCAAGCACCGCGCCCGCAGCGAGGCGGGCGAACCGGTGCACTTCCACTCCGAATCCACGCACATCCAGCTGGACGAACGGCTCACCATCGAGGAGCAGTTGCGGCATGCGCTGGCGCGCGGCGAGCTGACGCCGCATTACCAGCCGAAGGTCGACATCGCGACGGGACAGGTCACCGGGTTCGAGGTGCTGCTGCGCTGGAACAGCCCGGTGCTGGGCCCCGTGTCGCCCGCACGCTTCATCCCCATCGCCGAGCAGACGGGCCTCATCATTCCGATCGGGACGTGGGTGCTGCGCACCGCGTGCGCACAGGCGAGCCGTTGGGCGCGCGAGCATGGCATCGCAACCCGCATCGCCGTCAACCTGTCGATCCGCCAGTTCTACCAGAAAGACTTGTTGAAGGTGATCGCCGACGCGCTGGCCGACGCGGGCCTCGCGCCGCATGCGCTCGAACTGGAGATCACGGAAAGTATCGCGATGAGCCGCGTGGACGTCGTCGAGCGCCTGCTGGGCGGCATCCGCGACCTCGGCGTGGAATTGTCGATCGACGATTTCGGCACCGGCTATTCGAGCCTGGCCTACCTGAAGCGCTTCCCGGTGCAGCGCCTGAAAGTCGACCGGGCGTTCGTGCGCGACCTGGGGCGCGACGCCGACAGCGCGGCCATCGTCCGCTCTGTCGTCGCGCTGGGGCACGGCCTCTCGATGCGCATCGTGGCCGAAGGCGTGGAAACCGAGGAGCAGCTGGCGCTGCTGCGCGCGCTGGGCTGCGACGAATACCAGGGCTTCCTGTTCGCGCGGCCGATGGACGCCGCCGCCGTGCCGGCCCTGCTGGGCCGGCCGGTCACGTCAGGCGCGTGA
- a CDS encoding SDR family NAD(P)-dependent oxidoreductase, whose product MSQPTQPVWFIADATTGLAAALAEAVLASGQHAVLAARAPAQLQALVDRHPDRALALALDVTDAASVDMAIVAAERRFGRIDVLATSAAQRYPGAIEEGEEGAMRALFEENVFGPINLARRVLPGMRARRAGHIVMLARASVQAPAFEGFSHAARSALEALAEALFYEVEPLGIGVTLVDPGSGDDAESSAPRAAGIADYDGMASRTALGRGAAQVDAARGAQAIMQAVAAGRGPLRLVLGRAALQRAYDRLRVLKVGFDAWADLAASADVPAPVRPAHPVPPAGGRPRRAVRSRA is encoded by the coding sequence ATGTCGCAACCCACGCAACCCGTCTGGTTCATCGCCGACGCCACCACCGGCCTCGCGGCCGCGCTGGCGGAGGCCGTGCTGGCGTCCGGCCAGCATGCCGTCCTCGCGGCGCGCGCGCCGGCGCAGCTGCAGGCCCTCGTCGACCGCCATCCGGACCGCGCCCTGGCGCTCGCGCTGGACGTGACGGATGCCGCCAGCGTCGACATGGCGATCGTCGCCGCCGAGCGGCGTTTCGGGCGCATCGACGTGCTGGCGACGAGCGCAGCCCAACGGTATCCGGGCGCGATCGAGGAAGGCGAGGAGGGTGCCATGCGTGCCCTGTTCGAGGAAAACGTGTTCGGCCCGATCAACCTCGCCCGCCGCGTGCTGCCCGGCATGCGCGCGCGCCGCGCCGGCCATATCGTGATGCTGGCCCGTGCTTCCGTGCAGGCGCCCGCGTTCGAAGGCTTCAGCCATGCCGCGCGCTCCGCGCTGGAAGCGCTGGCGGAAGCGCTGTTCTATGAAGTGGAACCGCTCGGCATCGGCGTCACGCTCGTCGATCCGGGCAGCGGCGACGACGCGGAGTCTTCGGCGCCGCGCGCAGCCGGCATCGCGGACTATGACGGCATGGCGAGCCGGACCGCACTCGGCCGGGGCGCCGCCCAGGTCGACGCCGCGCGCGGCGCGCAGGCCATCATGCAGGCCGTCGCCGCCGGCCGCGGTCCGCTGCGCCTCGTGCTGGGGCGGGCCGCGCTGCAGCGCGCCTACGACCGCCTGCGCGTGCTGAAGGTGGGGTTCGATGCGTGGGCGGACCTGGCCGCGTCGGCCGATGTGCCCGCGCCCGTACGGCCGGCCCATCCGGTGCCGCCCGCCGGCGGTCGGCCGCGCCGCGCGGTGCGCTCACGCGCCTGA
- a CDS encoding glycosyl hydrolase 115 family protein — protein MRRLVLILALTASLVHAKPFELDDAVIVHADQPTMRLAAGLLARDVERVSGRAPASATRLQDCPRRCIIVGTADSALVKAAAQALGADLKPLAGQSERYLRVAGEAGGRALLLVAGSDRRGAVYGVVDMSRELGVSAWEWWADVAPAHVDRPAVDGAPRLSNAPSVAYRGIFINDEDWGLQPWAAKTFDPAGDIGPKTYARVFELLWRLKANLVWPAMHESTRPFYSIPGNARTADDYAIIVGTSHAEPMMRNNVGEWKSGPFDWFRNRDRLVDYWRTRIEEVKHTETITSLGLRGVHDSAMEGAASPEQARDTLQDVFRVQRAMLGEAQGKPPERIPQAFTMYKEVLDYWNLGLAVPDDVTLVWPDDNYGYLAQLGTDKEGRRAGGQGIYYHVSYWGRPHDYLWLGTTHPSLIRDQLERAWATGARRLWVLNVGDIKPAEYLTQYFLDAAFDADVLKHDPARHLEAWAAAQFGPGNAREAAAILGEYYRLAWERRPEFMGWSQTEPTRPVRTTAYVRTGGDEAERRLADYRALTARAESLAARIPAPLRDAYFELVLYPVRSSANLNTRILKLDLAAEYARQQRPSSNLYVRQARAAHAALVADAAAYEGLAGGKWRGIMDIVPRRLPVFAEPAYPTWSASRRRGCGIVYPDPFSVDGDRLVLRRGRPATRTVTLVSYGGQDARWSVRGGAHAVQANADGGMLDAANGHEQRITLRYDGGADPALSLQCGEDTVNVRFGEGGIVVLRAGAATPTRDWTPQPGLGTSGSAMRARLDLPSRTVADLADLAASAPLVYRFATAGDGETQLRLVAVPEHPLTAANRVRFAVSLDGGAPEVVDTTTAGRSEQWKEDVLSNMAVRTWRVGRLAPGMHTLTVHALDPGIVLDRIDVVPDGAPDHYGMPPGD, from the coding sequence ATGCGCCGCCTCGTCCTTATCCTGGCCCTCACCGCCAGCCTCGTCCACGCCAAGCCGTTCGAGCTGGACGACGCCGTCATCGTCCACGCCGACCAGCCCACGATGCGGCTTGCGGCCGGCCTGCTGGCACGCGACGTCGAACGAGTGAGCGGCAGGGCGCCCGCGTCGGCAACGCGGCTGCAGGATTGCCCGCGCCGCTGCATTATCGTCGGCACGGCGGATTCGGCCCTCGTGAAGGCGGCGGCGCAGGCGCTGGGCGCGGACCTGAAGCCGCTGGCCGGCCAGTCCGAGCGCTACCTGCGCGTGGCCGGCGAGGCGGGCGGCCGCGCGCTGCTGCTCGTGGCGGGATCGGACCGGCGCGGCGCGGTGTACGGGGTCGTCGACATGTCGCGCGAACTGGGCGTGTCGGCCTGGGAATGGTGGGCCGACGTGGCACCGGCGCACGTGGACCGTCCGGCGGTGGATGGCGCGCCGCGGCTGTCGAACGCGCCGTCGGTGGCGTACCGCGGCATCTTCATCAACGACGAGGACTGGGGCCTGCAACCATGGGCCGCGAAGACGTTCGACCCGGCCGGCGACATCGGTCCGAAGACGTACGCGCGCGTGTTCGAGCTGCTGTGGCGCCTGAAGGCCAACCTCGTGTGGCCCGCGATGCACGAATCGACGCGGCCGTTCTACTCCATCCCCGGCAATGCGCGGACGGCGGACGATTACGCGATCATCGTCGGCACGTCGCACGCGGAGCCGATGATGCGCAATAACGTGGGCGAATGGAAAAGCGGTCCGTTCGACTGGTTCCGGAACCGCGACCGCCTCGTCGATTACTGGCGCACGCGCATCGAGGAGGTCAAGCACACGGAGACGATCACCTCGCTCGGCCTGCGCGGCGTGCACGATTCCGCGATGGAGGGCGCGGCCAGTCCCGAACAGGCGCGCGACACCTTGCAGGACGTGTTCCGCGTCCAGCGCGCCATGCTGGGCGAAGCGCAGGGCAAGCCGCCGGAACGCATCCCGCAAGCCTTCACGATGTACAAGGAGGTGCTGGATTACTGGAACCTCGGCCTCGCCGTGCCCGACGACGTGACGCTCGTGTGGCCGGACGATAACTACGGCTATCTCGCGCAGCTGGGCACGGACAAGGAAGGCCGCCGCGCGGGCGGGCAAGGCATCTATTACCACGTGTCGTATTGGGGCCGGCCGCACGATTACCTGTGGCTGGGCACGACGCATCCGTCCCTGATCCGCGACCAGCTGGAGCGCGCCTGGGCGACGGGCGCGCGCCGCCTGTGGGTGCTGAACGTGGGCGACATCAAGCCGGCCGAATACCTGACCCAGTACTTCCTCGACGCCGCGTTCGACGCGGACGTGCTGAAGCACGACCCCGCGCGCCACCTGGAAGCGTGGGCCGCCGCGCAGTTCGGACCCGGCAACGCCAGGGAAGCGGCCGCCATCCTGGGCGAGTACTACCGCCTCGCGTGGGAACGCCGTCCCGAATTCATGGGCTGGAGCCAGACGGAGCCCACGCGCCCCGTGCGCACGACCGCGTATGTGCGCACGGGCGGCGACGAAGCGGAGCGGCGCCTGGCCGACTACCGCGCGCTGACGGCTCGCGCGGAAAGCCTCGCCGCCCGTATCCCGGCGCCGCTGCGCGACGCGTACTTCGAACTGGTGCTGTACCCCGTGCGGTCGAGCGCGAACCTGAACACGCGTATATTAAAACTGGATCTCGCGGCGGAATACGCGCGCCAGCAGCGGCCGTCCAGCAACCTGTACGTGCGCCAGGCGCGGGCGGCGCACGCGGCGCTCGTCGCCGATGCGGCCGCGTACGAGGGCCTCGCGGGCGGCAAGTGGCGCGGCATCATGGACATCGTGCCGCGCCGCCTGCCCGTGTTCGCCGAACCGGCGTACCCGACGTGGAGCGCGTCGCGCCGGCGCGGCTGCGGCATCGTCTATCCCGATCCGTTCTCCGTGGATGGCGACCGGCTCGTGCTGCGCCGCGGCCGGCCGGCCACGCGCACCGTGACGCTGGTGAGCTACGGCGGGCAGGACGCGCGCTGGTCCGTGCGCGGCGGGGCACATGCCGTGCAGGCGAACGCCGATGGCGGTATGCTGGATGCCGCGAACGGCCACGAGCAGCGCATTACGCTGCGCTACGATGGCGGGGCGGATCCGGCCCTGTCGCTGCAATGCGGAGAAGACACGGTGAACGTCCGCTTCGGGGAAGGCGGCATCGTCGTGCTGCGTGCCGGCGCGGCCACGCCCACGCGCGACTGGACACCGCAGCCGGGGCTCGGCACGTCCGGCAGCGCGATGCGCGCGCGGCTCGACCTGCCGTCGCGCACCGTCGCCGACCTCGCCGATCTCGCCGCCAGCGCGCCGCTGGTGTATCGATTCGCGACGGCGGGCGATGGCGAGACGCAGCTTCGTCTCGTCGCCGTCCCCGAGCATCCGCTCACGGCAGCCAACCGCGTGCGCTTCGCCGTGAGCCTCGACGGCGGCGCGCCGGAAGTGGTTGACACGACGACGGCCGGGCGCAGCGAGCAATGGAAGGAAGACGTGCTGTCCAACATGGCGGTGCGCACGTGGCGCGTGGGGCGCCTGGCGCCGGGCATGCATACGTTGACGGTGCACGCGCTCGATCCGGGCATCGTGCTGGACCGGATCGACGTCGTGCCGGACGGCGCGCCCGACCACTACGGCATGCCGCCCGGCGATTGA